Genomic segment of Saprospira sp. CCB-QB6:
CAAAAGACTTTCGGCCCGCCCAGCTTTAGCTGTAATTTGACCCAAAGCCCGCATCATCTGCAGAGCCTGTGGCAAACGCTCTATATCCGAAATCCAAACTGGAAATTCTTGGGCCAAAAGTTCTATTTCCGCTTGAGTGTTTTCCTCTTTATTGGCAATAATTAAATCTGGCTGAAGCGCCCTAATTTTATCAATATCCAAGGTTTTGGTCCCGCCAATCCGCTCTTTTTTTCGCCACCAAGAGTTGGGGTGAATACAGAATTTGGTCAAAGCAATAACTTCTTGCTCCAAACCTAAATCAGCTAGCCATTCTGTTTGAGAAGGGACCAGGGATATAATGCGCTGAGGCCGCTCTGCTATAGCTACAGAGCGGCCCATTTGGTCGATATAAATCGGCATCTTTTAGTTTTCTTTTTTCTGGGCCATAATGCGCAAGACTTCAGCCTCTCCATTATGATATAGCCCTTCTTGCAGTTCTACTACCTCCTCTTTGAGAATGGAAAACTCAAAATCAGAGAAGATCTCTAGCATTTCTTCTTTCGTGAAAAGCATCTCCACATTTTGTGGACCACCTACAGCTGGATTTTTTTCTTGATAGGCCCGATGCCCCTTGGCAAACCCCTCTAAGAGCAAGAGCCCTCCTGGTTTAAGCAAATCGGCAGCTTTGCGCAGATAATCTGTCTTGAGATGAGGAGGAAAATGCGCATAGACCAAACCTAAAGCATCAAAGCTTTCTTTGGGATAATTGAGTGCTCCAAAATCGCCTAAATCGTAGCGCAAATCCAAGCCCTCTTTTTCGGCCCAAGCCAAGGCTTTTTGTTGGCCCTCCTCACTGAGGTCGCAGGCACAAACATCCCAACCATTTTGAGCGGCAAAAATAGCATTTCGGCCTTCGCCCTCGGCAATGAGCAAGATTTTCCCAGGTTCTACATCATGTAAATGAGCAGCAAAATAGCGATTGGGCCGACGGCCATAAGCAAAGTCTTCAGCGCCATAGCGCTGGTTCCAAAATTCTTTCATCTTTCCTTTTTTTGGGGAGGGGCGGTTTTATATTCGTTATGTTTTTTTTTGCGATCTACAGGTTTCAACTCTCAGACATATATCATTGCGAAGCAATACCATTGTTGCTGTAGGTTTCAACCTACAGTTATGGCCTAGCGATGCAAAAGGGTGGCCGCAGGCCAGACCGAAGCCCGAAGGGCTGAAGGGCCGAGCAGACCTGCGAGCCCTGAAGCGTAGCGCCGCAAGGCGAAGCCGCAGCGGAGGCCCCTAAAAAACAGAAAGGTCTCCAAATTCGCAAACTTGGAGACCTTAAACAAAACTTAAACCACAATATTGACCATGCGTTTGGGCACGACAATCACCTTGCGGATACTCTTACCTTCTATCCATTTTTGAACCTCTTCTAAAGCCAAGGCTTGTTCCTTAATGGCATCTTGGGCCAAGCCGTTGGGGAGCTCGATAGAAGCGCGTTTTTTACCATTTACGCAAACGGGATAAACAATGCTATCCTCCACCAAAAAGGCGGGATTAAAGCTAGGAAAAGCGCCTGTTTTGAAGACCGATTCCTGATGGCCCAAGGCCTGCCAAAGCTCTTCGGCTAAATGTGGGGCAAAGGGGGCGAGCAACAAAACAAAGCACTCTAGAATTTCGGCCTTATGGCAATCGAGATCGCGCAACTCATTGCTGAGCTTCATGAAATCGGAAACGCAGGTATTGAGCGAGAAGCTCTCGAGTCCATACTGCACTTGTTTGATGCAGTGATGCAAAGCCTTGCGTTCTTTAGCCGTAGGCGTTTCTTTTTGGACCAACCACTCCCCTTCTGGGCTGTAGAACAACAACCAAAGGCGGCGGAGGAATTTGGCTACGCCAGAAATTCCGCTGGTATTCCAAGGTTTAGAATCTTCTAGGGGGCCAAGGAACATTTCGTAGAGGCGGAAACAATCGCTACCGTAAAGGGCCACCATATCATCGGGATTGACCACATTATAATAGCGTTTAGACATCTTGCCAATTTCGCTATCCGTCACTAGCTGTCCAGCCTCATTATAGATAAACTCGGCATCGGCATAGCTAGGGCGCCATTCCAGGAATTGAGCAACGCCTTCTGTGCTCAAATATGAGTCATCTTGACCATAATTACTTACAAAATCGATATGCACAGGTAAAAGGGCAAAAGCTTCGGCTCCGCCATATTCTGCGATGCGGTCGGCAGAAACGAAAACTGTTTGGCCAGCTTCATTCTTTTCTTTGAGCATATAAATCTGCTCGATAATCCCCTGGATCATTCCTTGGTTGACCAGCTTTTTGTAGGGCTCTTGCGTGGGCACTTTGCCCAAATCGTAAAGGAATTTATGCCAAAAGCGAGAATACATCAAATGGCCCACGGCATGTTCTGCTCCACCGAGGTAAAGATCTACATCCTGCCAATAATTAACAGCCTCTTCAGAGAAGGGAGCGGTTTCATTTTTGGGGTCCATATAACGAAGGAAATACCAACTAGAGCCAGCAAAACCAGGCATCGTATCGGTTTCTCTTTTGTGTCCTTCTGGGGTATTTACCCAAGACTCCACTCTAGCCAAGGGAGAATGTCCATCGGCTGTAGGTTGGAAGTTATCTAGCTCGGGCAATTCTACGGGCAAAGCTGTTTCTACTTGCGTGAGGCCCTCTGCATCATAAGAAATAGGGAAAGGCTCGCCCCAATAGCGTTGGCGGCTAAAGTTGGCATCATGCAAGCGGAAATTCACTTTGCGCTGGCCAATATTTAGGGCTTCGAGCTTTTCGATAGCTTTGACAATGGCTGCTTTCACTTCTAGGCCATTAAGGAAATCGCTATTGATCAATTTGCCGATTTTTTGGCCCATTTCTGCATTGGGGTAGTCTGATTGATCAACTACGGGCAAAATATCTAGTCCAAAATGTTGGGCAAAGCGTTGATCGCGTTCATCATCAGAAGGAACCGCCATAATAGCGCCTGTGCCATAACCGGCCAAAACGTATTCACTGATCCAAATCGGCACTTTTTTGCCGGTAAATGGATGGATAGCATAACTACCCGTAAAGGCTCCGCTAATGGTTTTTACATCCATCATGCGATCGCGTTCCGAACGACCTTCAACATATTGGAGGTAAGCCTCAATTTCTTCTTTTTGTTCGGCAGTAGTTAATTTTTGGACCAGCTCATGCTCAGGAGCAAGCACCATGAAGCTCACCCCAAAAAGGGTATCGGGTCGGGTGGTAAAGACCTCGATTTTATCCTCTTTATTTTCTGTGAGGAAAAAGAGTTCTGCCCCTTCAGACCGACCGATCCAGTTGCGCTGCTGTGTTTTGAGCGCCTCCGAAAACTCTACAGTATCTAATCCATCAAGTAGGCGTTGGGCATAAGCCGTGATGCGCAAAGCCCATTGCATCATTGGTTTTTGAACCACAGGAAAGCCTCCACGTTCCGAACGGCCATCCTTAATTTCGTCATTGGCCAAAACGGTTCCTAGCTCCTCGCACCAGTTTACATAGCCTACTTTGCGGTAAGCTAGACGATAATTCATGAGCACCTCTTCCTTCTCTTGGGCTGAAAAGCCCTGCCATTCGGCAGCAGAGAAAGCTGTTTCATGGCTATGTGCAGCGGCTACGGCTTCTGAGCCAGCTTGCTCAAACTGACGAATGAGTTCAGTTACGGGCAAGGCCTTATCTGCTGTTTTGTCATAATAATGCTCAAACAACCAGATAAAAATCTGCTGTGTCCATTTATAGTAATCAGGAGAAGAAGTATTAACAGAGCGATCCCAATCATAGCTAAAGCCCAGTTTATCGAGCTGTTGGCGATAGCGGCCTACATTTTCGGCCGTAGATACTGCAGGGTGCACTCCTGTTTGAATCGCGTATTGCTCGGCTGGTAAACCAAAGGCATCATAGCCCATAGGGTGCAGCACATTAAAGCCCGAAAGGCGCTTATAACGAGCAAAAATATCACTAGCAATATACCCTAAGGGGTGGCCCACATGCAAACCTGCCCCAGAGGGATAAGGAAACATATCGAGCACATAATATTTGGGTTTGTCTGAGGTAGTTGGAGTTTGGTAGGTCTTATTTTCTTTCCAATAGGATCTCCATTTTTCTTCGATCTCCTGTGGCCTATATTCCATTTTTTTTCTTGTCTTGAATGATGCAAAATGAATTCGATCTAAGGGCGCAAATTAGCCAAGTTTTGGCTTTTTTCAAAGAATCGTTTAAACTGAACGTATTTTAAGCGTTTTTATTGTTTTTTGGGGCCTGCCGCCTTCGGCGGCCGGGCCCTTGCAGGGCTCGCAGGTCTGCTCGGCCCTTCAGCCCTTCGGGCTTCGGTCTGGCCTGACGGCCACCCTTTCAGGCCCCTAGGCCGTTTGGCCTTCGGCCACCCCTAGGGCCAAGGCCCTAGGCTATTGAAAAAATTGTCATCCCCTCATTCGAGGGGATTTTTCTTTGCCGTTGTGGTTGGGCCATTGTTGTTTTTCTTGCTGCGAACCTTTTCCATTTTTATAGCAAACAAGGGCTTTAGCCCGCCAGTTTGCTCAGTCTACAACCATGGGCTTCAGCCCATGGGCCCAAAACCGCCCAGCTACCGAAGCTGAAAGCCAAAAGAAAAAAGACAGTTGAGCGGCCTAGCGATGTGCAGCAGTGGCCGCAGGCCAGACCAAGGCCGTCAGGCCGCAGGGCCGAGCGAATAGCGAGCTGCCGAACGTAGCGCCCGCCGAAGGCGGGAGGCCCCAACTACCAATCAATACAGATGGGGCAACTAGTACGGATGAACGCCTATCTACCAATCGAAAATTAAATTTTCAGGAATAGGTTGTCTCTGATTTAGATAAGTAATTGGGACTTTAATTCGTGAAATATTTACAGCTTGTAATGTATCTTCTTTCCATATAATTAAATACCCCATTCGACTGTCTTTTTGAATGACAACAAATCTATAACCATAGGTTTCTCCTCTGTGATTTAAGACTGGCGATAACGCATTTATCTTTTCATCTAAAAGGAGCTTTAGTACTCTCATCCATTCTTCATCCATCATACTTGTTTAATTGTGGCTTACTAAATAATTTAAGTACAGGACAATATTCAATGAGTTCATATTTATTTTGTTTGGAAAACAGCTAGATAAGCTGGCTCTAGATTAAAAAATTCGAGTATATCGACTTAGGATTATTTAACCACTCTAAAAACAGTTTTCCATCTGCTGTAGCCAGTGGAAATCCTTCTACGGACTGATATAATATCTCATCCCAATGTGCTATAAATGAACTTGTGGATATTTTCAAGATAGGCGCACCATAAGTTAATTGTAAAAATACCTCCTCATGTTCAGACAAAGACGATTTTTTCAAACGAGCCTCAATATCTACTGGCCATAATTCATCCCATTTAAGGTTGTAGGCTGTCTCAAAAGTATCCCAAGCGATATTTCCTAGATAAGAAGTAGCCCGATAGTCAAATATTTCAATTAAATGGAAATATTCAATTATTCCCTTTCCTGCAGCCTCCTCCACTAAGCTAAAATCAGCAGCAAAGGGCGCTAATAATGGATGTTCTAGATCTTTCATATTTAATTTGATTTCCTAATCGTTTTGGCTAGCGGTTCTTGGTTTATTTCTTCTATGAGCAGAAAAAGTTGAGGGACTAGTTTGCCGTTTTACCAGTCTTCAAGATTCAGATCTTCATAAATATCAGACTCTAAATAAGAGCTTTTAGCTGAGTTATAAGAGCTGCGTTTTTGGCTATCAGCATCATATTTTATGATTGTTTGTAGGATAGTCTCGCCATAGCCTATAGGGTGACTTGTAATTTGAACTATAGTAGAATTATCAAACAACATATAATGATCTAACTCATCATAGTGGTATCGTACATCAACAAGTTTAGCCTCTTTTCTTTGTTCATCAAAAGATATATCTACCTCTCTAAATAGAGACAGGTCAAATTCTTTTCTATCCTTACGAGAGAAAGTCCCCCCATTAAAAAAGATTACCGTCTGGCTATTTTCTCTCAGTATAAGTAATTCTATACCTGAAAACCGTAGATCATCGTAGCCTATATGATCTTTAGCGCTTCTACAATACACTTTATCCATAGTCTTAAATTATTACCTATTAAAACTTAATACAATTAGACGCTCACAATAAAAAAGGCTACTGCTCCTCAGTAGCCTTTCACTTTTACTCCATACGGACCAATTTAGGATAAAATCGGCCTAAAACATTTACTAAATCGGTTTGTGCGGCGATGACTGACTCAATATCTTTATAAGCATCTGGAGATTCATCCAATCCGCCACCAATAAGTTCTACTCCTGCATTTTTCAGGATAGCCTTCATTTCTGCCTTAGAAAAGGTTTCGGTTGCTTGTCGGCGAGACATTTTTCGGCCAGCGCCATGCGAGGCAGAGCCTAAAGCTGCGGCCAAGCCCTTACCTTCTACCAAAAAGGCGGGAGCCGTCATAGAACCAGGGATTACGCCTAGCTCGCCAGCAGCAGCGGGAGTTGCTCCTTTACGGTGAACAATTAGCTCCTTGCCATTATGGACCTCTTTCCAGGCGAAATTATGGTGGTTTTCCACTCGGACATAAGGTTGTAGCCCTAAGCCTTCTGCCATTCGGCGATGGATATGATGATGACAGGCCGAGGCATAATCACCAGCCATATTCATGGCCATCCAATATTCTTGACCTTCGGCCTCCTCCATATTGAACCAAGACAGATGCGCATATTCTTTAGGCAATTGGCGTTTTTTCTGAGCTAGGCGGCTATAATGATTCGCTAAAAAGGCCCCAAAACCTCTAGATCCGCTATGGGTTAAGAGGGTTAAGTAACGGCCTTTGGGCAAACCAAAACGCTCTGTTTCCAAATCTAAATAGCCCCATTCTACAAAGTGGTTTCCCCCACCAGAAGAGCCAATTTGGGCATAAGCCTTATCCTTCATTTTTCTTAGGATGGCCAATTGTCCAAATTCGGAGCGATCAAAGAAATCATCCCCTCTTTTGTTGTCTTCAAAAGTAGCTTTACCAAAGCGGCTATGTAGATTCAAGCTTTTTAGCAGCTGGGCTCTTTCTTTTTCCAGAAAATCGCTAGGGGCTTCAAAAATACTCATACACATTCGGCAACCGATGTCTACACCTACGGCATAGGGAATAATGGCATTTTCGGTAGCCAAGACCCCGCCGATAGGCAAACCATAGCCGTGATGGGCATCAGGCATAAGGGCGCCAG
This window contains:
- a CDS encoding class I SAM-dependent methyltransferase: MKEFWNQRYGAEDFAYGRRPNRYFAAHLHDVEPGKILLIAEGEGRNAIFAAQNGWDVCACDLSEEGQQKALAWAEKEGLDLRYDLGDFGALNYPKESFDALGLVYAHFPPHLKTDYLRKAADLLKPGGLLLLEGFAKGHRAYQEKNPAVGGPQNVEMLFTKEEMLEIFSDFEFSILKEEVVELQEGLYHNGEAEVLRIMAQKKEN
- the leuS gene encoding leucine--tRNA ligase, coding for MEYRPQEIEEKWRSYWKENKTYQTPTTSDKPKYYVLDMFPYPSGAGLHVGHPLGYIASDIFARYKRLSGFNVLHPMGYDAFGLPAEQYAIQTGVHPAVSTAENVGRYRQQLDKLGFSYDWDRSVNTSSPDYYKWTQQIFIWLFEHYYDKTADKALPVTELIRQFEQAGSEAVAAAHSHETAFSAAEWQGFSAQEKEEVLMNYRLAYRKVGYVNWCEELGTVLANDEIKDGRSERGGFPVVQKPMMQWALRITAYAQRLLDGLDTVEFSEALKTQQRNWIGRSEGAELFFLTENKEDKIEVFTTRPDTLFGVSFMVLAPEHELVQKLTTAEQKEEIEAYLQYVEGRSERDRMMDVKTISGAFTGSYAIHPFTGKKVPIWISEYVLAGYGTGAIMAVPSDDERDQRFAQHFGLDILPVVDQSDYPNAEMGQKIGKLINSDFLNGLEVKAAIVKAIEKLEALNIGQRKVNFRLHDANFSRQRYWGEPFPISYDAEGLTQVETALPVELPELDNFQPTADGHSPLARVESWVNTPEGHKRETDTMPGFAGSSWYFLRYMDPKNETAPFSEEAVNYWQDVDLYLGGAEHAVGHLMYSRFWHKFLYDLGKVPTQEPYKKLVNQGMIQGIIEQIYMLKEKNEAGQTVFVSADRIAEYGGAEAFALLPVHIDFVSNYGQDDSYLSTEGVAQFLEWRPSYADAEFIYNEAGQLVTDSEIGKMSKRYYNVVNPDDMVALYGSDCFRLYEMFLGPLEDSKPWNTSGISGVAKFLRRLWLLFYSPEGEWLVQKETPTAKERKALHHCIKQVQYGLESFSLNTCVSDFMKLSNELRDLDCHKAEILECFVLLLAPFAPHLAEELWQALGHQESVFKTGAFPSFNPAFLVEDSIVYPVCVNGKKRASIELPNGLAQDAIKEQALALEEVQKWIEGKSIRKVIVVPKRMVNIVV
- a CDS encoding RtcB family protein; amino-acid sequence: MAKKEKLKSKEIAALGYKDAVLRSMAMLAVGKHYKYTPKEEKMALLAKLWKDAEAYRQDAVLGPLALKVLDYQAEVPQYDFVDKDFPIFGVEQIAQNALDQMKNAMRLPITKAGALMPDAHHGYGLPIGGVLATENAIIPYAVGVDIGCRMCMSIFEAPSDFLEKERAQLLKSLNLHSRFGKATFEDNKRGDDFFDRSEFGQLAILRKMKDKAYAQIGSSGGGNHFVEWGYLDLETERFGLPKGRYLTLLTHSGSRGFGAFLANHYSRLAQKKRQLPKEYAHLSWFNMEEAEGQEYWMAMNMAGDYASACHHHIHRRMAEGLGLQPYVRVENHHNFAWKEVHNGKELIVHRKGATPAAAGELGVIPGSMTAPAFLVEGKGLAAALGSASHGAGRKMSRRQATETFSKAEMKAILKNAGVELIGGGLDESPDAYKDIESVIAAQTDLVNVLGRFYPKLVRME